In Synechocystis sp. PCC 6714, the following are encoded in one genomic region:
- a CDS encoding ATP-binding cassette domain-containing protein has protein sequence MMTNESNRLYLTLTIHSSLTVMEALTYAAKLRLPQDADLNEIINKTLAQIEMEEQHNVLVKKLSGGQFKRVSIGVKLLVDPKLFFLDELTSGLDPGLDKKMMQLLRKLADQGRTIGQNSTTVPTCPRHNL, from the coding sequence ATGATGACGAATGAAAGCAATAGGCTATATTTAACCCTGACTATTCATAGTTCATTAACGGTGATGGAAGCCCTCACCTATGCCGCCAAATTACGACTGCCCCAAGATGCTGATCTTAACGAAATTATCAACAAAACTTTAGCGCAAATTGAAATGGAGGAACAGCACAATGTGCTAGTCAAGAAGCTGAGCGGCGGCCAATTCAAGCGGGTTTCCATTGGGGTGAAATTATTGGTAGATCCCAAACTATTTTTCCTCGACGAACTTACTTCCGGGCTAGATCCAGGACTGGATAAAAAAATGATGCAACTATTACGAAAATTAGCGGATCAAGGGCGCACCATTGGCCAAAATTCAACCACTGTACCAACTTGTCCACGCCATAATTTGTAG
- a CDS encoding DUF4926 domain-containing protein, translating into MAQKLRDYHLLTVVVTGGKKMTGYPIKLLDIVALTADLPDYKLWRGQVGTVVEFWPMVRP; encoded by the coding sequence ATGGCTCAAAAGTTACGAGATTACCACCTGCTAACCGTTGTAGTTACTGGAGGCAAAAAAATGACAGGGTATCCAATCAAATTATTAGATATTGTGGCGTTGACCGCTGATTTACCGGACTACAAATTATGGCGTGGACAAGTTGGTACAGTGGTTGAATTTTGGCCAATGGTGCGCCCTTGA
- the typA gene encoding translational GTPase TypA: protein MSLPIRNVAIIAHVDHGKTTLVDALLKQSGIFREGEDVPVCVMDSNDLERERGITILSKNTAVRYQDTLINIVDTPGHADFGGEVERVLGMVDGCVLIVDANEGPMPQTRFVLKKALEKGLRPLVVVNKIDRPRADPNTAVDKVFDLFVELGADDDQCDFTTLFASGLAGFAKESLEDESEDMKPLFEAILHHVPPPAGDPNKPLQLQVTTLDYSDYLGRIIIGRIHNGTVKAGQQAALVKEDGSIAKGKVSKLLGFDGLSRIELPEASAGYIVAIAGFADANIGETLTCPDEPQALPLIKVDEPTLQMTFSVNDSPFAGQEGKFVTSRQIRDRLNRELETNVALRVEDGESAEQFLVSGRGELHLGILIETMRREGYEFQVAQPQVIYREVNGQPCEPVEYLVLDVPEAAVGACIERLGQRRGEMQDMQTSVNGRTQLEFVIPARGLLGFRGDFIRITRGEGIMNHSFLEYRPMSGELETRYNGVMVAFEEGVATFYAMKNAEDRGVFFITPGTKVYKGMIIGEHNRPQDIELNVCKTKQLTNHRSATGDELVQLQAPEDMNLERALEYIGPDELVEITPESIRLRKVARKKLVKR from the coding sequence ATGTCTCTTCCCATCCGCAATGTCGCCATCATTGCCCACGTTGATCACGGTAAAACCACCCTTGTTGATGCCCTGTTAAAACAATCGGGAATTTTCCGGGAAGGGGAAGACGTGCCGGTGTGTGTAATGGACTCCAACGACCTGGAACGGGAACGGGGCATCACCATTCTGTCGAAAAATACGGCGGTTCGCTACCAAGATACCCTAATTAATATTGTCGATACCCCTGGGCACGCCGACTTTGGCGGGGAAGTGGAACGGGTACTGGGAATGGTGGACGGCTGTGTGTTGATCGTCGATGCCAACGAAGGCCCCATGCCCCAAACCCGCTTTGTACTCAAAAAAGCGTTGGAAAAAGGTCTGCGGCCCCTGGTGGTAGTCAATAAAATTGATCGTCCCCGGGCCGATCCCAACACGGCGGTAGATAAAGTATTTGATTTATTTGTGGAATTGGGGGCCGATGATGACCAATGTGATTTCACTACCCTTTTCGCTTCCGGTTTAGCGGGTTTTGCCAAGGAAAGTCTGGAAGATGAATCCGAAGACATGAAACCTTTGTTTGAGGCGATTTTGCACCACGTACCGCCCCCGGCCGGGGACCCCAACAAGCCTTTGCAATTGCAAGTAACCACCCTGGACTACTCCGATTATTTAGGGCGTATTATCATTGGCCGCATCCACAACGGCACCGTTAAGGCGGGACAACAGGCCGCCCTAGTCAAAGAAGATGGTTCCATTGCCAAGGGGAAGGTGAGTAAACTCCTAGGCTTTGATGGCCTCAGCCGTATTGAACTGCCGGAAGCCAGCGCCGGTTACATTGTGGCGATCGCCGGTTTTGCCGATGCCAACATTGGGGAAACTCTAACTTGTCCCGATGAACCCCAGGCTTTACCCCTAATCAAGGTGGATGAGCCAACGCTACAAATGACCTTTTCCGTTAATGACTCCCCCTTTGCCGGTCAGGAAGGCAAATTTGTCACCTCCCGCCAGATCCGCGATCGCCTCAATCGAGAATTGGAAACCAACGTGGCCCTGCGGGTAGAAGACGGGGAAAGTGCTGAACAGTTTTTGGTCTCCGGTCGGGGGGAATTACACCTCGGCATTTTGATTGAAACCATGCGGCGGGAAGGCTATGAATTCCAAGTGGCCCAGCCCCAGGTTATTTATCGGGAAGTCAATGGTCAACCCTGTGAACCGGTGGAATATCTGGTTTTAGATGTGCCTGAAGCCGCTGTGGGGGCTTGCATTGAACGGCTGGGGCAACGGCGGGGGGAAATGCAGGATATGCAAACCAGTGTCAACGGCCGCACCCAATTGGAGTTTGTCATCCCAGCCCGGGGCTTACTGGGTTTCCGGGGGGATTTCATCCGCATTACCCGGGGGGAAGGCATTATGAACCACAGCTTTTTGGAATATCGTCCCATGAGTGGTGAGTTGGAAACCCGTTACAACGGTGTGATGGTGGCCTTTGAGGAAGGGGTTGCTACTTTCTACGCTATGAAAAATGCTGAGGATCGGGGCGTATTTTTCATTACCCCCGGCACCAAGGTTTACAAAGGCATGATCATCGGGGAACATAACCGACCCCAGGACATTGAATTGAACGTTTGCAAAACTAAGCAGTTAACTAACCACCGTTCCGCCACCGGGGATGAATTGGTGCAACTGCAAGCCCCGGAAGATATGAACCTGGAACGGGCTTTGGAATATATTGGCCCCGACGAATTGGTGGAAATTACCCCTGAATCCATCCGTCTGCGGAAGGTGGCTCGCAAAAAGCTGGTCAAACGCTAG
- a CDS encoding EAL domain-containing protein translates to MKQHILVLEDANQRRTIILDEQQYSIGRHSGTSIQIHSRQASRHHATLMRKTNSKTNEECFWIIDGDLEGNKSQNGVFVNGEKRLIHELKNGDLINFGCSINASYHVTGEGFGDSASQPVEILPQTSPHNEGISAQIASSYNVREGVDWLASSNDETFHEQSYLDTATDLPNQTLFLEYLNIALSNARRHHMQVGILLCQINNWSDLKRKRGDAVANAFLQEAGQKLKGNLRNGDIVSRWDKDEFIFLVSQVQDTNSLLGIAQRLMKPVLAPVMAGGRPFQPEITYGVALYPADGEQVDDLIGHIRENLQPLLPQTTHPEQEISDDHSPTMVDVRVGSPQAESILSESDQKRLAIVEKRLLRALEQHELELYYQPQINWRKKNIEAMEAFIRWQHPQKGLLPPGQFLPWSDQTEFMVPLTRWILETACQQNVLWQKQLQTPFLVSVNISERQFYHPLLKNMVMEAIAMAKMESHYLELEIQESTVMKDFGLAQQIITNLHNYGVCFSLDDFGTDYMSLRCLQDLPFHKLKIDKSLTARLLEDPENTQNLTMMETLISLGKTFNLKVVAEGVEQEEQVNILDGLNCFFMQGYCFSEPLNILAANSFLHKYIVGN, encoded by the coding sequence ATGAAGCAACACATACTAGTTCTAGAAGATGCCAACCAAAGAAGAACCATAATCCTGGACGAACAACAGTATTCCATTGGTCGCCATTCTGGCACTAGCATCCAGATCCACTCCCGCCAGGCCTCCCGGCACCATGCCACCTTGATGCGGAAAACCAATAGCAAGACCAATGAAGAGTGTTTTTGGATTATTGACGGCGATCTAGAGGGGAATAAAAGTCAGAATGGCGTCTTTGTGAATGGAGAAAAACGCCTCATCCATGAGTTGAAAAATGGTGATTTGATTAATTTTGGCTGTAGCATCAATGCCAGCTACCACGTCACCGGGGAGGGATTTGGGGATTCCGCTTCTCAGCCAGTGGAAATTCTCCCCCAAACTTCCCCACATAATGAAGGCATTTCCGCCCAAATTGCTTCTAGCTATAATGTCAGGGAGGGTGTGGATTGGTTGGCTAGTTCCAACGATGAAACGTTCCATGAGCAATCCTATCTGGATACGGCGACGGATTTGCCGAACCAGACCCTGTTTTTAGAGTATTTAAACATTGCCCTTTCCAATGCCCGCCGCCACCATATGCAGGTGGGGATTTTGCTTTGCCAAATCAATAATTGGTCTGATCTCAAGCGCAAACGGGGAGACGCGGTGGCCAACGCTTTTCTCCAGGAGGCGGGGCAAAAACTGAAGGGTAACCTACGCAATGGAGATATTGTTTCCCGTTGGGATAAGGATGAGTTTATTTTCCTGGTGTCCCAGGTCCAGGATACCAACAGTTTGTTGGGCATTGCCCAGCGTTTGATGAAACCAGTTCTAGCCCCGGTGATGGCGGGGGGCAGGCCTTTCCAACCAGAAATTACCTATGGGGTGGCTCTCTATCCGGCGGATGGAGAACAGGTGGATGATCTCATTGGCCATATCCGGGAGAATTTGCAACCCCTATTGCCCCAGACAACCCATCCGGAGCAAGAGATTAGCGACGACCACTCGCCAACAATGGTGGATGTGCGGGTCGGTTCTCCCCAAGCTGAATCAATACTGTCTGAATCTGACCAAAAACGTTTGGCGATCGTTGAAAAGCGTTTATTGCGGGCCCTGGAGCAACACGAGCTGGAATTGTATTATCAGCCCCAGATTAATTGGCGCAAAAAAAACATTGAGGCCATGGAGGCTTTTATCCGTTGGCAACACCCCCAAAAGGGACTTCTGCCCCCGGGCCAGTTTTTACCCTGGAGTGACCAAACGGAGTTTATGGTACCTTTGACACGCTGGATTTTAGAGACGGCTTGTCAGCAAAATGTGCTGTGGCAAAAGCAATTGCAAACTCCTTTTTTGGTCTCTGTCAACATTTCCGAAAGGCAGTTCTACCATCCCTTGCTGAAAAATATGGTCATGGAGGCGATCGCCATGGCGAAAATGGAGAGCCATTATTTGGAGTTGGAAATCCAAGAATCTACGGTGATGAAAGATTTTGGACTGGCCCAACAAATCATCACCAATCTCCATAACTACGGCGTTTGTTTTTCCTTGGATGATTTTGGCACTGATTATATGTCCCTCCGTTGTCTACAGGATTTACCTTTCCATAAGCTAAAAATTGATAAATCCTTAACCGCACGACTACTCGAAGACCCGGAAAATACCCAGAATCTAACCATGATGGAAACCCTCATCAGTCTTGGTAAGACCTTTAACCTTAAGGTGGTGGCTGAAGGGGTGGAACAGGAAGAGCAGGTTAATATTTTGGACGGCCTCAATTGCTTTTTCATGCAGGGCTACTGCTTTAGTGAACCGTTAAATATTTTGGCCGCCAATAGCTTTTTGCATAAATACATTGTTGGTAATTAA
- a CDS encoding EAL domain-containing protein, with the protein MTNLPEFRHIFVIEDQKARRIISLDEPTYSIGRESSNDIVIYDQVVSRHHATLIRIKPTPQNEGYSYRILDGDLEGNRSTNGLIINGQGSESHDLQHGDVILFGSQSKASYYIVSTSLEIAMFNPLEAMSFEDISRQSMGEYTSKSTIINEEEQDASRLLPNSADLVRFSSFAELSPHPIVEIDFNGKIVYLNPPASIKFRDINDRGVGHPILEGLLNQAQNVRGNLLLREVKNGDECYEQYVHYLTENRIIRSYLIDITRRQQAEASLAQHTFYDPMTGLPNHAFFEEQLAIALAKVQRDQSRLAILFLNFYNYERMINAFGLGCGEILLKTVAKRLSQWTEKKGLACRWQGKQFAILLKEPGDDQTLTEMVKEMLAMLEEGIDVAKQKIHLKGKVGIAVYPDGGGDGATLLKNAHTALEQIQEKHFDSFAFFNEKAASKANLFFRLENLLYEALDKHQFYLTYQPILQVDTGEITGMEALLRWHHPEIGEISPVNLIPLAEKTDLIVPIGEWILKTACQQNRQWQMAGIAPLPVCINLCLNQFQNPHLIANIQSIVEETQLEPRWLTIEVTESIIMENIDYSRRAIEQLVAMGVNLSLDDFGIGSGSLSCLQQFRIPAIKIHQSFIENLDHSPVNEAIVTGIMTLGKKLGIRMISEGVETQEQLEVLQKLQCQEIQGFWFSKPLKVDAATELLSQNKIKADSLA; encoded by the coding sequence ATGACCAACCTGCCTGAATTTCGACATATATTTGTGATCGAAGATCAAAAAGCCCGTCGTATTATCTCCTTGGACGAACCCACCTATTCTATCGGACGGGAATCCAGCAATGATATTGTCATTTACGACCAGGTGGTATCCCGTCACCACGCCACTTTAATTCGCATCAAACCCACCCCCCAAAATGAAGGCTATTCCTATCGGATTTTAGATGGGGATTTAGAAGGCAACAGAAGTACGAACGGGCTAATTATTAATGGTCAGGGGAGCGAGTCCCATGACCTCCAGCACGGGGATGTGATCCTATTTGGCAGTCAGTCCAAAGCAAGCTACTACATTGTCTCCACCTCCCTGGAAATTGCCATGTTTAATCCCCTGGAGGCCATGTCTTTTGAGGATATATCCCGCCAGAGTATGGGGGAATACACTAGCAAATCCACCATCATTAATGAGGAGGAACAGGACGCCTCCCGTTTGCTGCCCAACTCTGCTGATTTGGTGCGTTTCTCTTCCTTTGCAGAGCTTAGTCCCCATCCCATTGTAGAAATTGATTTTAACGGCAAAATTGTCTATTTAAATCCCCCTGCTAGCATTAAATTTCGGGATATTAACGACAGAGGGGTGGGTCATCCTATTTTGGAAGGTTTGCTTAACCAAGCCCAGAATGTACGGGGGAATTTGCTCCTGCGGGAGGTGAAAAATGGAGATGAATGCTATGAGCAGTATGTCCATTATTTGACTGAAAATCGTATTATTCGCAGTTATCTAATTGATATTACCCGGCGACAACAGGCGGAAGCTAGCCTCGCCCAGCACACGTTCTATGACCCCATGACGGGCCTGCCTAACCATGCTTTTTTTGAAGAGCAGTTGGCGATCGCCTTGGCGAAAGTACAGCGGGATCAAAGTCGGTTAGCCATATTATTTCTTAATTTTTACAACTACGAACGAATGATCAATGCCTTCGGGCTAGGGTGTGGGGAAATTCTGCTCAAAACCGTTGCTAAACGTCTCAGCCAATGGACAGAGAAAAAAGGCCTGGCCTGTCGTTGGCAGGGAAAACAATTTGCCATTCTGCTCAAGGAGCCGGGGGATGACCAAACCCTGACGGAAATGGTCAAGGAAATGCTGGCTATGCTTGAAGAGGGCATTGATGTGGCTAAGCAAAAAATTCACCTCAAGGGCAAGGTGGGCATTGCGGTCTATCCCGATGGAGGGGGAGACGGAGCTACTCTGCTGAAAAACGCCCATACGGCCCTGGAGCAGATTCAAGAAAAACACTTTGATTCCTTTGCCTTCTTTAACGAAAAGGCCGCCTCCAAAGCTAACCTCTTTTTCCGTTTGGAAAACCTCCTCTACGAAGCCCTAGACAAGCATCAGTTCTATTTGACCTATCAGCCCATTCTCCAGGTTGATACAGGGGAGATCACTGGCATGGAGGCTCTGTTGCGCTGGCACCATCCCGAAATTGGTGAGATTTCCCCCGTTAACCTCATTCCCCTGGCGGAAAAGACCGATTTGATTGTGCCCATTGGGGAATGGATTTTAAAAACCGCCTGCCAACAGAATCGGCAATGGCAAATGGCGGGGATTGCCCCTCTGCCAGTATGCATTAACCTTTGTTTGAACCAATTTCAAAATCCCCACTTGATTGCCAATATCCAAAGTATCGTGGAGGAGACCCAGTTGGAGCCCCGCTGGCTGACCATCGAGGTGACCGAGAGTATCATTATGGAAAACATTGATTATTCCCGCCGGGCGATCGAGCAGTTGGTTGCCATGGGGGTTAATCTATCCCTAGATGACTTTGGTATTGGTTCAGGCAGTTTGTCCTGTTTGCAACAGTTTAGAATTCCCGCTATCAAGATTCACCAGTCCTTTATTGAAAATTTGGACCATAGTCCCGTCAATGAGGCGATCGTCACCGGCATTATGACCCTGGGGAAAAAACTAGGTATTCGTATGATCAGTGAGGGGGTGGAGACCCAGGAACAGTTGGAAGTACTACAGAAACTGCAATGCCAGGAGATCCAAGGTTTTTGGTTCAGCAAACCCCTCAAAGTTGATGCCGCCACGGAGCTTTTGAGTCAGAATAAAATCAAGGCTGATTCTCTGGCATAA
- a CDS encoding EAL domain-containing protein, whose amino-acid sequence MSNDSIVRHVLVIEDQKSRRIVSLEENTYDIGRDPSSAIPIYDRQVSRHHATLIRVNDYQNHQYTYRLIDGNLQGKRSTNGVVVNGQYCLSHELEHGDVIRFGNKSKASYHIMNLTTESEEHPYGVEPAPVAANPGGGETYVDPLNFAIAEQDYGEGSGFDHEAVEVGEDPAFSTAVVYNDELADVGRSSTVQSNNPLGTLSENSTQLIVELTIAGRVLYANGAAKALFPDLMVIQVQHPLIQGLTNLSLAREGLQMERDIAIGNKIFHQRVFLSPDRSRLLCYSDDVTEHRKMEQQFNELRYRLRAYREHTATGFLLVDARTKTVVEANSAFCQLLGYEESEIVDLTLYQLMAAERPLIEELLINLETQDYLPVPELEYRNREGQTVQVKGDVYRQSWDGKDLYCFVMRTPRGRQGYSETLANQALYDPITKLPNRINLQKELSLAIDAAAHHQHLMGVMFIHLEILNRINQAHGFSFGDEVFMAFHGAIADCMRSGDTIGQWDSGTLVIILAKIKSPQDSIRLAERIIDRLKNPLTVHEREIIFNINIGISAYPNDGNRAEDLLSRANTALQKVRQTGFNHYQFYDAKFSTAALYQARLENLLQQAIAKRQLTLHYQPQIHLQSEQVTTIEALLRWEHPEVGDIAPDKIIPIAAQSNLIFELSNWILQTACQQNLDWQKDGLPLRPMAINLSAPEFYRPDLVMMVAKTLNETGLDPQWLELEITESTLRQQPAKALAIIQDLKSFGVKIALDDFGRGQISIGFITQFPLTTIKIHQSLISQLRGTPQEMAILQSILVVSQGFQYRLVAEGVETEAQLSLVRQLQCQEVQGFLFSRPLRKREIGQLLQKQLHQS is encoded by the coding sequence ATGAGTAACGATTCCATTGTCCGCCACGTCCTGGTCATTGAGGATCAGAAGTCTCGCCGCATCGTTTCCCTGGAAGAAAATACCTACGACATTGGCCGGGACCCTAGCAGTGCCATTCCCATTTATGATCGCCAAGTTTCCCGTCACCATGCGACCTTGATCCGGGTTAACGACTATCAGAATCATCAATACACCTATAGATTAATTGACGGTAATCTCCAGGGGAAACGCAGTACCAATGGGGTAGTGGTCAATGGCCAATATTGTCTTTCCCACGAGTTGGAGCACGGGGATGTAATTCGGTTTGGTAATAAATCCAAAGCTAGTTACCACATCATGAATCTGACCACAGAATCAGAGGAGCATCCCTATGGGGTAGAACCGGCCCCAGTGGCGGCCAATCCCGGGGGAGGGGAAACCTATGTGGACCCCCTCAACTTTGCCATAGCGGAGCAGGACTATGGGGAAGGATCGGGATTTGACCATGAAGCAGTGGAAGTGGGGGAAGATCCGGCTTTTTCCACAGCGGTGGTGTACAACGATGAACTCGCCGACGTTGGTCGTAGTTCCACAGTACAAAGCAATAATCCCCTGGGTACCCTGAGTGAAAACAGCACCCAGTTGATTGTTGAGTTGACCATAGCGGGACGGGTACTCTACGCCAATGGCGCTGCCAAAGCTTTATTTCCGGATTTAATGGTTATCCAAGTCCAGCATCCCCTCATCCAAGGACTGACCAATCTATCCCTAGCGCGGGAAGGTTTACAGATGGAGCGGGATATTGCCATCGGGAACAAAATTTTCCATCAGCGGGTTTTTCTGAGTCCTGACCGGAGCCGTTTGCTTTGCTACAGCGATGACGTGACTGAACACCGCAAAATGGAGCAACAGTTCAATGAACTACGCTATCGCTTACGTGCCTATCGTGAACATACGGCCACGGGTTTTCTCTTGGTAGATGCGCGCACTAAAACTGTTGTGGAAGCTAACAGCGCTTTTTGCCAGCTATTGGGCTACGAAGAATCGGAAATTGTTGACCTCACCCTCTATCAACTGATGGCCGCAGAACGGCCTCTGATTGAAGAATTGTTGATTAACTTGGAAACCCAAGATTATTTGCCGGTGCCGGAATTGGAATATCGCAACCGAGAAGGACAAACGGTACAGGTCAAGGGCGATGTGTACCGCCAATCGTGGGACGGGAAAGACCTCTACTGTTTTGTTATGCGTACCCCCCGGGGCCGCCAGGGCTATTCAGAAACTTTAGCCAACCAAGCTTTATATGACCCCATTACCAAGTTACCCAACCGCATCAATTTGCAAAAAGAGTTGTCCCTAGCCATTGACGCGGCGGCCCACCACCAGCACCTCATGGGGGTCATGTTCATCCATTTGGAAATTCTCAACCGCATTAACCAGGCCCATGGCTTTAGTTTTGGCGATGAGGTGTTTATGGCTTTCCACGGGGCGATCGCCGACTGTATGCGTTCCGGGGACACCATTGGCCAATGGGACAGTGGCACATTGGTAATTATCCTGGCCAAAATTAAAAGTCCCCAGGATTCTATTCGTCTGGCGGAAAGAATCATCGACCGTTTAAAAAATCCCCTCACAGTCCATGAAAGGGAAATTATTTTCAACATTAACATCGGTATTTCGGCCTATCCCAACGATGGCAACCGGGCCGAAGATTTATTGTCCCGGGCCAATACCGCCCTCCAGAAAGTGCGCCAAACCGGCTTCAATCACTATCAGTTTTACGATGCCAAATTTAGCACCGCCGCCCTTTATCAAGCTCGCCTAGAAAACCTCCTCCAACAGGCGATCGCCAAACGACAACTCACTCTCCATTACCAACCCCAAATTCATCTCCAAAGTGAGCAGGTTACCACCATCGAAGCCCTACTCCGGTGGGAACATCCAGAAGTGGGGGACATTGCCCCCGATAAAATCATCCCCATTGCCGCCCAGAGTAACCTCATTTTTGAGCTCAGCAATTGGATCTTGCAGACTGCCTGTCAACAAAATCTAGATTGGCAAAAAGATGGACTCCCCCTGCGCCCCATGGCCATTAACCTATCAGCCCCGGAATTTTACCGTCCAGATCTAGTGATGATGGTGGCCAAAACCCTCAATGAAACCGGCTTAGATCCCCAATGGTTGGAGCTAGAAATTACAGAAAGTACTCTGCGCCAACAACCGGCCAAAGCTTTGGCAATCATCCAAGACTTAAAAAGCTTCGGAGTCAAAATTGCCCTGGACGACTTTGGACGGGGGCAAATAAGCATCGGTTTTATCACCCAATTTCCCCTCACTACTATTAAAATTCACCAGAGTTTGATCTCCCAGTTGCGGGGCACTCCCCAGGAAATGGCCATTCTCCAATCCATCCTTGTGGTCAGTCAAGGGTTCCAATATCGCCTGGTGGCGGAAGGAGTGGAAACGGAAGCTCAACTCAGCCTAGTACGCCAACTGCAATGTCAAGAAGTACAAGGATTTTTATTTAGTCGTCCTCTACGTAAACGGGAAATAGGACAACTTTTACAAAAACAATTACACCAAAGTTAA
- a CDS encoding universal stress protein has protein sequence MFNRILVAVDLSPAGQEVLEKGLSLANVYGASLLLLHVLSAEEEGSPLPIPVNMDEIYPAVGSQLTMEVWQEQWQAFEREGLETLEKRRQQALALGIECQAEQILGSPGKTICQRAKQDKSDIIVVGHRGRWGLSEILLGSVGNYVFHHANCCVFVVPTPD, from the coding sequence TTGTTCAACAGAATTCTCGTTGCCGTGGATCTGTCCCCCGCAGGTCAAGAAGTTTTAGAAAAAGGTTTATCCCTGGCTAATGTCTACGGCGCATCCCTACTATTGCTCCATGTCCTATCTGCCGAAGAGGAAGGTAGCCCCCTACCTATCCCGGTCAACATGGACGAAATTTACCCCGCCGTGGGTAGTCAGTTAACGATGGAAGTGTGGCAGGAACAATGGCAAGCCTTTGAAAGGGAAGGGTTAGAAACCCTGGAAAAACGCCGTCAGCAGGCATTGGCTTTGGGCATTGAATGCCAAGCAGAACAAATTTTGGGCAGTCCGGGAAAAACTATCTGCCAGCGGGCCAAACAGGATAAAAGCGACATCATTGTGGTGGGGCACCGAGGACGGTGGGGCCTGAGCGAAATTCTCCTCGGCAGTGTGGGTAACTATGTCTTTCACCATGCCAACTGTTGTGTGTTTGTGGTGCCAACCCCAGACTAA
- a CDS encoding flavin prenyltransferase UbiX, whose protein sequence is MAQPLILGVSGASGLIYAVRAIKHLLAADYTIELVASRASYQVWQAEQNIQMPGEPSAQAEFWRSQAGGETRGKLICHRWGDVGATIASGSYRCAGMVVMPCSMSTVAKLAVGMSSDLLERAADVQIKEGRPLVVVPRETPFSLIHLRNLTSLAEAGVRIVPAIPAWYHQPQSVEDLVDFVVARTLDQLAIDCVPLQRWQGTMGES, encoded by the coding sequence ATGGCACAACCTTTGATTTTGGGGGTCAGCGGTGCCTCTGGGCTAATTTATGCCGTCAGAGCCATCAAACATTTACTAGCGGCGGACTACACCATCGAACTGGTGGCTTCCCGGGCTAGTTACCAAGTTTGGCAAGCGGAACAAAATATTCAAATGCCAGGGGAGCCTTCGGCCCAGGCGGAATTTTGGCGCAGTCAAGCAGGTGGGGAAACCAGAGGAAAACTTATTTGTCACCGTTGGGGGGATGTGGGGGCCACCATTGCCAGTGGTTCCTACCGTTGTGCCGGCATGGTGGTGATGCCCTGTAGCATGAGCACTGTGGCTAAATTAGCCGTGGGCATGAGTTCTGACCTGTTAGAGCGGGCGGCGGACGTGCAAATTAAAGAGGGTCGGCCTTTGGTGGTGGTGCCCCGGGAAACTCCCTTCAGTTTGATCCATTTACGCAATCTTACTAGTTTGGCCGAAGCGGGAGTCCGCATTGTGCCTGCCATTCCCGCTTGGTATCATCAGCCCCAATCGGTGGAAGATTTAGTGGATTTTGTCGTGGCTAGGACCTTGGATCAATTGGCGATTGACTGTGTGCCCCTCCAGCGTTGGCAAGGAACCATGGGCGAAAGTTGA
- a CDS encoding HEAT repeat domain-containing protein, producing the protein MRKYGAMRNQDDVLLEDSWVDPLDQLDDDVAPPPPDPDEMLALLTSREAPQRMLAARAFCEIADRRAVKPLIDLLHDSCPLVRVSVAYALGRNTDATTVDPLIQSLKTDFNGYVRKGVVWALGNSGDRRALVPLIHALKTDISAVRLWSASSLPNIAKLAYEDVIATIPPLIEALRRDKMAAVRSNCAWAVGQLCRELPSNVVYATAIDALLEALVEDEDFGVKEDAKSALLRLGDARGLQMIEDLEMDGLI; encoded by the coding sequence GTGCGAAAATATGGAGCTATGCGTAATCAAGATGATGTGCTGCTGGAGGATTCCTGGGTTGATCCCCTCGACCAATTGGATGACGATGTAGCTCCCCCGCCCCCCGACCCCGATGAAATGTTGGCGCTTCTCACTAGTAGGGAAGCCCCACAGAGGATGCTGGCGGCCCGGGCTTTTTGCGAAATTGCCGATCGCCGGGCAGTTAAGCCTTTGATTGATTTATTACACGATAGCTGTCCCCTGGTGCGGGTGAGTGTAGCCTATGCGTTGGGGCGCAATACCGATGCAACTACGGTGGATCCCCTCATTCAAAGCTTGAAAACAGACTTCAATGGTTACGTTCGTAAGGGAGTGGTCTGGGCCCTGGGCAACTCTGGCGATCGCCGGGCGTTGGTGCCGTTAATCCATGCGTTAAAAACTGACATTTCCGCCGTGCGACTCTGGAGTGCCAGTAGTCTGCCCAACATTGCCAAATTGGCCTACGAAGATGTCATTGCCACCATTCCTCCCCTGATTGAGGCCCTGCGGCGGGACAAAATGGCCGCTGTCCGGAGTAACTGTGCCTGGGCAGTGGGGCAACTGTGTCGGGAACTGCCTTCCAATGTGGTCTATGCCACGGCGATCGATGCTTTGCTGGAAGCTCTGGTGGAAGACGAAGATTTTGGTGTAAAAGAAGATGCCAAATCGGCCCTGTTGCGGCTGGGGGATGCCCGGGGATTACAAATGATCGAAGACCTGGAAATGGACGGTTTGATCTGA